One segment of Luteolibacter arcticus DNA contains the following:
- a CDS encoding LamG-like jellyroll fold domain-containing protein → MKPTILPSLLCLAVGTATAPAAVTLFAEYHLGENGSLGANNLPLDSAGTPQDFTGQISGGTTTVGTTGVFAPDSTHYLITSGATNEGWHSANFVTLPTNDFAFGVYARASSLAAANQGDVFTLGSASNSPAGSGAFKISLASNGWAASVNGVAWVGGTNGVAGSFTADQWVHLAVVRSGGTATFYIDGVAQTGTSSATPVNGAAHLSVNPGGLTFFDGHLDEARVVTFDSGESTTVILNALQAVPEPSGVLLGGLAFLTLLRRRR, encoded by the coding sequence ATGAAGCCCACAATCCTCCCCTCCCTCCTGTGCCTTGCCGTCGGCACCGCCACGGCACCCGCAGCCGTAACGCTCTTCGCTGAGTATCATCTGGGCGAGAACGGAAGTCTGGGTGCGAACAATCTGCCCTTGGACAGCGCGGGCACTCCGCAGGATTTCACTGGGCAGATCAGCGGCGGCACCACCACCGTGGGGACGACGGGTGTGTTTGCTCCCGACTCGACCCACTATCTCATTACTTCAGGTGCCACCAATGAAGGATGGCACAGCGCCAACTTTGTCACGCTCCCCACGAACGATTTTGCCTTTGGCGTCTACGCGCGTGCCTCGTCCCTGGCCGCGGCAAATCAGGGAGACGTGTTCACTTTGGGAAGCGCGAGCAATTCGCCAGCCGGCTCGGGGGCATTCAAAATCAGCCTCGCCTCGAACGGATGGGCCGCGAGCGTCAACGGCGTTGCGTGGGTCGGCGGCACGAACGGGGTGGCCGGATCCTTCACCGCAGATCAGTGGGTCCATCTGGCGGTCGTTCGCTCGGGCGGCACAGCAACCTTCTACATCGATGGCGTCGCCCAAACCGGCACCTCCAGTGCGACGCCTGTGAACGGGGCCGCTCACCTCTCGGTGAACCCGGGCGGATTGACCTTCTTCGACGGCCATTTGGACGAAGCCCGCGTGGTCACCTTCGACAGTGGTGAAAGCACCACGGTCATCCTGAACGCGCTGCAAGCCGTTCCGGAACCTTCGGGTGTGCTGCTCGGCGGGCTCGCCTTTTTGACTCTGCTCCGCCGGCGCCGCTAA
- a CDS encoding DUF5703 domain-containing protein, whose amino-acid sequence MRMRFTAVFLVAAGALFAADDPLAGYNVVWDSPSKSSADSMPLSGGNLGLNVWVEGNDLLFLIGSPNCMNENGMQVKLGLIRVHFDHEVFAKDFRQELRLRESEVVVSGRAPSGEAVTATLWCEVDQPVIHVGIQSEVPRTLTASYETWSGYQAAHHKGGFEWVKRLPEENPRRLRDMKAQGVEDFAKHVLDPLSKLTLGGRLDAPGMVAVPPAQGKFNGLDTQVTAVATVAPVAKLDLTFTLRMEQDASLAAWKSALAKSGQQAAASRVKARAVALDWWKGFWDRSHISIAADASQDRSKDLPWQASRNYQLVRYTMAANPSGRAMTLFNGGVFACSGNPDGRTWDGCQFMGQNQRLVYWPMLRAGDFDLLKVGTDFYRDCTELRRRHATKFWDVEGVTYPEPLSVFGLDAIGTTAQGRSSPGHLHHDYTSNMDFALMALEMERYTGKAFPGYIEPALGIIAYFDNYYKKATRERTGKPLDENGRLVIYPSSARETYHGCTNNTDVIAGLTALTRELLALPNGRLSTSQRSFVEGFRKRIPEFAVVEKDGRKFFAAARSWESVFQNGNMEFPQMDVCFPFSILSLGRSDMSLALNTWELSPINAAVQQQEQCWYQTAINLARMGLTTQAASSTVRKFRHSGYRFPTFYHVHYGNGTDGFCHTPDMDHGGVAMIALQEMLMQTDGKRILLGPAWPAEWNCSFKLHAPYQTTVSGRVDGGKVVIDEVIPKSRRGDIEIFPLKKLPEPPVSQGKTVRASATYHRAGYEAAKAVDGDEATRWGGGEGAREAWLEVDLGAPTAISRAIVKELSYASTAEFAIEAQQADGSWLAVATGTTIGRHRELSFPVTTARVFRLHLRKLTDNANIEEFQLLAK is encoded by the coding sequence ATGAGGATGCGATTTACCGCGGTCTTCCTTGTCGCCGCTGGTGCCCTTTTCGCGGCGGATGATCCCTTGGCCGGCTACAACGTCGTATGGGATAGCCCGAGCAAGAGCTCCGCCGATTCGATGCCGTTGTCTGGCGGCAATCTCGGGCTCAACGTGTGGGTGGAGGGCAACGATCTGCTGTTCCTCATCGGCAGTCCGAACTGCATGAATGAAAATGGGATGCAGGTGAAGCTCGGGCTTATCCGCGTGCACTTCGATCACGAGGTCTTTGCCAAAGACTTCCGCCAGGAACTCCGCCTTCGTGAAAGCGAGGTGGTGGTGAGCGGTCGTGCTCCATCCGGTGAAGCGGTGACCGCCACGTTGTGGTGCGAGGTGGACCAACCGGTCATCCACGTGGGCATTCAGTCCGAGGTCCCGCGCACGCTCACGGCTTCCTATGAAACGTGGTCCGGCTATCAGGCGGCTCACCACAAGGGCGGCTTCGAGTGGGTCAAGCGTTTGCCAGAGGAGAATCCGCGCCGGCTACGCGACATGAAGGCGCAGGGTGTGGAGGACTTTGCGAAACACGTCCTGGATCCGCTTTCGAAGCTCACGCTCGGTGGACGACTCGATGCTCCCGGCATGGTGGCGGTGCCGCCCGCGCAGGGGAAGTTCAACGGCTTGGACACGCAGGTCACTGCCGTGGCCACCGTGGCTCCCGTGGCCAAGCTCGATCTCACGTTTACCTTGCGGATGGAGCAGGATGCCTCCTTGGCCGCGTGGAAGTCGGCGCTCGCCAAGTCCGGCCAACAAGCGGCGGCGTCACGAGTCAAGGCCCGTGCGGTTGCATTGGACTGGTGGAAAGGCTTCTGGGACCGCAGCCACATCTCGATCGCTGCGGATGCCTCCCAGGACCGCAGTAAGGATCTGCCGTGGCAGGCAAGCCGGAACTATCAGCTCGTCCGCTACACGATGGCCGCCAATCCATCGGGGCGTGCGATGACCCTTTTCAACGGCGGCGTTTTTGCCTGCTCCGGCAATCCGGACGGCCGCACATGGGACGGCTGCCAGTTCATGGGACAGAACCAGCGGCTGGTGTATTGGCCGATGCTTCGTGCAGGGGATTTCGACCTGCTCAAGGTAGGCACCGATTTCTACCGCGACTGCACCGAACTGCGCCGCCGGCATGCGACAAAATTCTGGGACGTCGAGGGCGTCACCTATCCGGAACCGCTCAGCGTCTTCGGTCTCGATGCCATCGGCACCACGGCTCAAGGGCGTTCCTCGCCTGGCCACCTCCACCACGATTACACGTCCAACATGGACTTCGCGCTCATGGCGCTGGAAATGGAGCGCTACACCGGCAAGGCGTTCCCCGGCTACATTGAGCCCGCGCTCGGCATCATTGCTTACTTCGACAACTACTATAAGAAAGCGACCCGCGAGCGGACGGGCAAGCCGCTCGATGAAAACGGCCGCCTCGTGATCTACCCGTCAAGCGCTCGCGAGACCTACCACGGATGCACCAACAACACCGACGTCATCGCCGGACTCACCGCGCTCACCCGCGAGCTGCTTGCGCTCCCTAACGGACGCTTGTCCACCAGCCAGCGTTCCTTCGTTGAAGGCTTCCGCAAGCGCATCCCCGAGTTCGCAGTGGTGGAAAAGGACGGCAGGAAATTCTTCGCCGCTGCCAGGTCGTGGGAGTCGGTGTTCCAGAACGGCAACATGGAGTTTCCCCAGATGGATGTCTGCTTTCCGTTCTCGATCCTTTCCCTCGGTCGCAGCGACATGAGCCTGGCCCTGAACACCTGGGAACTCAGTCCGATCAATGCCGCCGTCCAGCAGCAGGAGCAATGCTGGTATCAGACTGCCATCAACCTCGCCCGCATGGGGCTGACCACCCAGGCCGCGTCTTCGACCGTGAGGAAATTCCGGCACTCCGGCTATCGGTTCCCCACCTTCTATCATGTCCACTACGGAAACGGCACCGACGGCTTTTGCCACACTCCTGACATGGACCATGGCGGTGTCGCGATGATCGCGCTCCAGGAGATGCTGATGCAGACCGACGGCAAGCGCATCCTGTTAGGACCGGCATGGCCCGCCGAGTGGAACTGCTCCTTCAAGCTCCACGCACCGTATCAGACGACGGTCAGCGGCCGGGTCGATGGCGGCAAGGTCGTCATCGACGAGGTCATTCCGAAGTCCCGCCGCGGTGACATCGAGATCTTCCCGCTCAAGAAGTTGCCGGAGCCTCCGGTGTCCCAAGGCAAGACTGTCCGTGCCTCCGCGACCTACCATCGGGCTGGCTACGAAGCTGCCAAGGCCGTGGACGGCGACGAGGCGACCCGCTGGGGAGGGGGAGAGGGCGCGCGCGAGGCTTGGCTCGAAGTGGACCTTGGAGCACCCACCGCCATCTCACGCGCCATCGTCAAAGAGCTCTCCTACGCGTCCACCGCGGAGTTCGCCATCGAGGCCCAACAGGCGGACGGTTCGTGGCTCGCCGTGGCGACCGGCACCACGATTGGACGGCATAGGGAATTGTCGTTTCCCGTTACAACGGCACGTGTCTTCCGGCTTCATCTTCGAAAGCTCACCGACAATGCAAACATCGAGGAGTTTCAATTGCTGGCAAAGTAG
- a CDS encoding helix-turn-helix domain-containing protein, protein MQTDDATAPSVRDLNRGCYDSPHSGVGMEFDPLELANPGRRVVLHECGFLRSLDWWMFPNTVSPFWRLYYNSVAGHQVVFPGHTVALEPGHVVLIPEGNSFDSRGDTPVNHFWLTFSLCFAVRRPGPIVVPADREAIAEIGRISAAFDGIGRGDRLLAYHGSQALLHRLVVEIREHLWPGERSIALARAVHEMRRRFAEPIHIPDIAAYAGLSQRSLSDHFQKEYHCSPGHFLNKLRIGEAAGMLVRTSASLDTIAQATGFADRFYLSRVFKRMTGKTPASYRKQHARTPTEA, encoded by the coding sequence ATGCAAACCGACGACGCGACCGCCCCGAGTGTCCGCGACCTCAATCGCGGCTGCTACGACAGCCCGCACTCCGGCGTGGGCATGGAATTCGATCCGCTTGAGCTGGCCAATCCCGGTCGCCGTGTCGTGCTCCACGAGTGTGGATTTCTCCGCAGCCTCGACTGGTGGATGTTTCCCAACACCGTCAGCCCGTTCTGGCGGCTCTACTACAATTCCGTCGCCGGCCACCAAGTGGTCTTCCCCGGCCATACGGTGGCGCTCGAGCCAGGCCACGTCGTTCTGATCCCCGAAGGCAACTCCTTCGACAGCCGCGGCGACACACCGGTGAATCACTTCTGGCTCACCTTCAGCTTGTGCTTCGCGGTCCGCCGGCCGGGGCCCATCGTGGTGCCGGCGGACCGTGAAGCGATTGCCGAGATCGGCCGCATCTCCGCGGCCTTTGACGGCATCGGCCGGGGCGATCGTCTGCTGGCCTACCACGGCTCCCAAGCGCTGCTCCATCGTCTCGTCGTGGAGATCCGGGAACACCTGTGGCCGGGCGAGCGCTCGATCGCGCTGGCTCGCGCGGTTCACGAAATGCGCCGCCGCTTCGCCGAGCCGATCCACATCCCCGACATCGCCGCCTACGCCGGCTTGAGCCAGCGGTCGCTGAGCGATCACTTCCAGAAGGAGTACCACTGCTCGCCGGGCCACTTCCTCAACAAGCTCCGCATCGGCGAGGCCGCCGGAATGTTGGTACGCACCAGTGCCAGCCTCGATACCATAGCGCAGGCGACCGGCTTCGCCGACCGCTTCTACCTGTCCCGGGTCTTCAAGCGCATGACGGGCAAGACACCTGCAAGCTACCGCAAGCAACACGCACGAACTCCGACGGAAGCGTGA